The Fimbriimonadaceae bacterium nucleotide sequence GGTTGATCGAATCATTCTGTAAATTGCTCAGCGGAACAGACACCATGGCAACCTCCATCTGACAGGTCACTGAACGGCCCGGCCTCCGCACCACTCAGTTAAATTATAGAAGAACATCCCCCGAGCACAAACTGAATACGCGCATTGGGGGAGACTGAGGGGAATCCCGATGTCTGGCACCATCCACCGGCCTCGTTTCCGGTATCGCGATGCGGCTGATTCGACTTCGATCATGGCGTCTGCATTCGGCGCGATAGCAACACACATGGGTTTCCGCACGCATGGCGATGATGGGGAATGGAACGGTATGCCGAGGCTCTTTGCGCCTGGGAAATGAGGTCAGTCAGTAGCGAGTGCCGCAGGATCACGCCGGTTGACTCGCAACCGTTGCGGGATCAAGATGCCGCCCGCGAGGTCGTGATGCGACGTGTTGCCTCTCTTCTGCATGGGCCTGAAGGGCTGTGGATCGCGATCAGCCTTCTGGCCTTTCTCTTCGCGACGAGGAATGAACCTTCGACTGCGGCGGGGAATGATGTCCTTGAAACCCTCTGGCTCGCGATTCCGTTAATCGGGATTCCTCTCACATTTCTGACGGCCTATCTGCCGGGAGGCGGTGGCTGGTGGTGGCTCCTGCGCGTAGTCGTGGTTGCGATGGTCGGCGTGCTGGTGGCGTCGTTCATCGCGGCCAGCGGGGTCGACTATCACGATTCTCGGAATTCCGGCTTGCTGGGCGCGCCAGTTTATAGCCTTACAATCGGGCTCGTGCTGCTGGCGCCGCTCACGGCTCTCGCTGCTGTGCTGATCTGGAAAAGGAGTCGCGGAAGGGGGAGATAGTGGTGTGTATTTCTGCGCCTGGCCGGGAAATGTGTGAAGGCAAGATAATGCCCAATAGGTGTGGATGGGCGAGGTCGCCAGCGGCACGAGGGCCGACCTGACGTGGTGCATGAAAAGCGGAGATTGCTGACCCCGGTGCTATGCACGAAGGCGTCTTGCATCTTGTTTCATTCTTTCGATGAAGAGGTTTAAAAACCATGAGACTGGAGAAAGGAGAGATTTGATTGCCAACATATATGATCCAGAAACAGATTCACACTCTCATACAGTATGGGCTTTTCGACGAAGGCCGTCTTGTCCCATTTAGTCGCAATAACATCCGCTTTTCAGCATGGGATGAGGATGTGACCACGGCTTGGAGATCTAGGTATTGGATCGCAGAGAGTGAGGTTGACTCGGCCAGTTTTGTTGACGCCTGGAAGCTTTTTCAAGATGCACTGACCAAGATTGTGTCACGAAGCTCTTTCGTAGGGCAGGCGTATCATACGGACATCGGACGGCCCTATCTCATTAAGCGAGTCGATTCCGAAATAGCATATTGTCGGCATTCCCGAGAGCGTGGGCCTGTTCCTTTGCATTTCAATGAGGATGAGCTCGGAGCATTAGACATCTTACTTGGGGACGGAGGCATTCCCGAGGCTTTTTATCTTTATTGGAACGATGCGGTTAATGCGGTGGGCTATGCTGCTAAACTTGTGCTCATGTTCGCTGCGATAGAGATACTTTTTGACAGGGCATCGCGATCGACTTCCGATTTTTATGTGACTATTGAAGCTGTTTTTGGTGCCGACATTAAGCGGGAACTATACGGTACGAGAGAAGATGGAGGCAGGTCTGGGTTGCGCCAGCGGTTAGTGCATGGAGATTATTTGGCAGTCAGCGACACAAAGAACTATGTTGAGATTGTGCATCAGACCATTGTTAGGTATTTCAATCAATGTATGTTGCGGGAGCATCCGATCAATGAAGGTGTTGTCGGTCCACAGCGACACTTATTCGGAAATCTTGAGTCATGGCAAGGGTTTATTCGGGCGGGATCTGAGGCGCCTTTGGAATTGAAATGTGTTCTGGCAGCATTTAGTGCGAACGAGGATAACCCTGTTGGCTATGAAATTGTCCCACTAGATGAAAGGCCGGAAAACTATTGATACTGCTTCACGCTGAGCTCTTAGGTTTGCTTGATAACGCACGCGCCTACTTGCCAGGAAGGCATGTGCCCACCCAATCAACACAACTGGCTGCAAAATAAGATCAGCTGGGAGTCTTCGACCGCGCGTTGCGCGAGCATGGGGGAACTGCCAGGCCAGCCTCCTTCTCATTCTACCTCGGCCCATACATCATCACCGCCACGCCAGCCAGGCACACCATTGCCCCGATCACGTCAAAGCGATCCGGTTCCACGTGATCGACCAGCCAGCCCCACAGGATCGACAGAACAATGAACGAGCCGCCGTACGCGGCATAGACCCGGCCGAAATGCGACGGCTGGTAGGTCGGCACGATGGCGAGATGGAAGGAGGGGCAGGGCTGGTCACAAACAGTTGCGTATGATTTGCTCGGCCGAAGAGTTGCGTTCAGAGCCTATCGAATCCGCGTTTTGCGAGTCGCGACAACTGAGGGGCCAAAGCCAGAGGCGTGACGGAGTGTTTCCAGGCGTCAGGGACTCTCCCATCATCTGTAGTGCGCCAGTTTCCTAATATATAGCCATTCTAGACAATTTAGCTGGTTTGGGTATACTCTCAATTCAGAGGGAGGGGGAGTGATGTCCAAGCTGAGCTATCGGAACAGTCAGGGC carries:
- a CDS encoding YnfA family protein, which gives rise to MNATLRPSKSYATVCDQPCPSFHLAIVPTYQPSHFGRVYAAYGGSFIVLSILWGWLVDHVEPDRFDVIGAMVCLAGVAVMMYGPR